One window of Triticum dicoccoides isolate Atlit2015 ecotype Zavitan chromosome 5A, WEW_v2.0, whole genome shotgun sequence genomic DNA carries:
- the LOC119297017 gene encoding B3 domain-containing protein Os12g0592300-like isoform X2, whose amino-acid sequence MVDGKGRCGRCREWQEHYYWEHMEDVSKISFFKFMTGDFQQRISIPEKIANNFIGKITNGGFTLKAPSGEEWRVGVEKIADELFFMPGWVEFARAHELQENDLLFFKCSGNGSFDVLIFDAGGCEKVSCFFASKKGTNMRKQFDNIVCQHGEEHCILSDSNDTSMPLSQLVRSTHKASTSKKPRKETESPKNNNYFLKNEAVEEEEESDDHHTESDYYYYSRFANCLSEDDREEIFGLASIQLGNPVYVAVLQKTHVRRTNNFLIVPSKFAADHLEGRSHEMLLLRPNRKEKWYLKYYHGSVTRGFNCRRWSKFVRDNRLREGYVCVFELMKGARKATMTVHVLRKVDDKFVLLG is encoded by the exons ATGGTGGATGGGAAGGGAAGGTGTGGGAGGTGCAGGGAGTGGCAGGAGCACTACTACTGGGAGCACATGGAGGATGTGAGCAAGATCAGCTTCTTCAAGTTCATGACAGGAGATTTTCAGCAGCGCATT AGCATACCAGAGAAGATTGCCAACAATTTCATCGGGAAGATCACCAATGGAGGATTCACACTCAAAGCACCAAGCGGCGAGGAATGGCGCGTTGGTGTCGAAAAGATTGCCGATGAGCTGTTCTTCATGCCAGGATGGGTGGAATTTGCCAGGGCTCACGAACTGCAGGAGAATGACCTCTTGTTCTTCAAATGCAGTGGCAATGGCTCCTTTGATGTACTCATCTTTGACGCAGGTGGCTGCGAGAAGGTTTCATGTTTCTTTGCCAGTAAAAAGGGTACCAACATGCGCAAACAGTTTGATAACATTGTGTGTCAACACGGTGAAGAGCACTGCATTTTGAGTGATTCTAATGATACTAGCATGCCACTATCTCAGCTGGTTCGGTCTACTCACAAGGCCTCTACTTCAAAGAAACCAA GGAAAGAGACTGAATCTCCAAAGAACAACAACTATTTTCTTAAGAATGAGgcagtagaggaagaagaggaaagtgaTGACCACCACACTGAatccgactactactactactcaagGTTTGCAAATTGCCTGAGTGAAGATGATCGAGAGGAAATATTCGGGCTGGCATCAATTCAATTAGGCAACCCTGTGTATGTGGCTGTCCTGCAGAAGACTCATGTTCGCCGCACGAACAACTTCctg ATCGTCCCAAGCAAATTTGCAGCTGATCATCTCGAGGGGAGATCACATGAGATGCTGCTTCTCAGGCCAAACAGAAAAGAGAAATGGTATCTGAAGTACTACCACGGGAGTGTCACCCGAGGCTTCAACTGCCGGCGCTGGAGCAAGTTTGTTCGTGACAATAGGCTGCGCGAGGGCTACGTGTGCGTCTTCGAGCTGATGAAAGGCGCAAGGAAGGCGACGATGACCGTTCACGTCCTTCGGAAGGTGGACGACAAGTTTGTTCTACTGGGCTAA
- the LOC119297017 gene encoding B3 domain-containing protein Os12g0592300-like isoform X1, with product MYAHTLLSLHRIHGFGALATDEASCTSAMVVAGELMVDGKGRCGRCREWQEHYYWEHMEDVSKISFFKFMTGDFQQRISIPEKIANNFIGKITNGGFTLKAPSGEEWRVGVEKIADELFFMPGWVEFARAHELQENDLLFFKCSGNGSFDVLIFDAGGCEKVSCFFASKKGTNMRKQFDNIVCQHGEEHCILSDSNDTSMPLSQLVRSTHKASTSKKPRKETESPKNNNYFLKNEAVEEEEESDDHHTESDYYYYSRFANCLSEDDREEIFGLASIQLGNPVYVAVLQKTHVRRTNNFLIVPSKFAADHLEGRSHEMLLLRPNRKEKWYLKYYHGSVTRGFNCRRWSKFVRDNRLREGYVCVFELMKGARKATMTVHVLRKVDDKFVLLG from the exons ATGTACGCACATACTCTGCTTTCCTTGCATCGCATCCATGGATTTGGGGCCTTGGCAACTGACGAAGCTTCATGCACATCTGCAATGGTGGTGGCAGGTGAGTTGATGGTGGATGGGAAGGGAAGGTGTGGGAGGTGCAGGGAGTGGCAGGAGCACTACTACTGGGAGCACATGGAGGATGTGAGCAAGATCAGCTTCTTCAAGTTCATGACAGGAGATTTTCAGCAGCGCATT AGCATACCAGAGAAGATTGCCAACAATTTCATCGGGAAGATCACCAATGGAGGATTCACACTCAAAGCACCAAGCGGCGAGGAATGGCGCGTTGGTGTCGAAAAGATTGCCGATGAGCTGTTCTTCATGCCAGGATGGGTGGAATTTGCCAGGGCTCACGAACTGCAGGAGAATGACCTCTTGTTCTTCAAATGCAGTGGCAATGGCTCCTTTGATGTACTCATCTTTGACGCAGGTGGCTGCGAGAAGGTTTCATGTTTCTTTGCCAGTAAAAAGGGTACCAACATGCGCAAACAGTTTGATAACATTGTGTGTCAACACGGTGAAGAGCACTGCATTTTGAGTGATTCTAATGATACTAGCATGCCACTATCTCAGCTGGTTCGGTCTACTCACAAGGCCTCTACTTCAAAGAAACCAA GGAAAGAGACTGAATCTCCAAAGAACAACAACTATTTTCTTAAGAATGAGgcagtagaggaagaagaggaaagtgaTGACCACCACACTGAatccgactactactactactcaagGTTTGCAAATTGCCTGAGTGAAGATGATCGAGAGGAAATATTCGGGCTGGCATCAATTCAATTAGGCAACCCTGTGTATGTGGCTGTCCTGCAGAAGACTCATGTTCGCCGCACGAACAACTTCctg ATCGTCCCAAGCAAATTTGCAGCTGATCATCTCGAGGGGAGATCACATGAGATGCTGCTTCTCAGGCCAAACAGAAAAGAGAAATGGTATCTGAAGTACTACCACGGGAGTGTCACCCGAGGCTTCAACTGCCGGCGCTGGAGCAAGTTTGTTCGTGACAATAGGCTGCGCGAGGGCTACGTGTGCGTCTTCGAGCTGATGAAAGGCGCAAGGAAGGCGACGATGACCGTTCACGTCCTTCGGAAGGTGGACGACAAGTTTGTTCTACTGGGCTAA
- the LOC119297018 gene encoding B3 domain-containing protein Os12g0592300-like — MSAMVVAGEMMVDEKGRCGRCREWQEHYYWEHMEDVSKISFFKLMTGDFQQRISIPEKIANNFIGKIANGGFTLKAPSGEEWRVGVEKIADKRFFMPGWEEFAMAHELQENELLLFKCSGNCSFDVLIFDASGCEKVSCFFANKKGINMRKQFDNIVSQHGQEHCILSDSDDTSMPLSQLVRSTHKASTSKKPMRPRNLYLCTIDVNGSPNSSNYYLKNEVEQEEESDDDHTESNNYYYSRIANCLSEDEREEIFRQISIHKFAADHLQGRSYEMLLLRPNRKEKWCLKYYHSRVTRGFNSRRWNKFVRDNMLREGYVCIFELMKGARKATMTVHVLRKVDDKFVLLG; from the exons ATGTCTGCAATGGTGGTAGCAGGTGAGATGATGGTGGATGAGAAGGGAAGGTGTGGGAGGTGCAGGGAGTGGCAGGAGCACTACTACTGGGAGCACATGGAGGATGTGAGCAAGATCAGCTTCTTCAAGCTCATGACAGGAGATTTTCAGCAGCGCATT AGCATACCGGAGAAGATTGCCAACAATTTCATCGGGAAGATCGCCAATGGAGGATTCACCCTCAAAGCACCAAGCGGTGAGGAATGGCGCGTTGGTGTCGAAAAGATTGCCGATAAGCGGTTCTTCATGCCAGGATGGGAGGAATTTGCCATGGCTCACGAACTGCAGGAGAACGAGCTCCTGCTCTTCAAATGCAGTGGCAATTGTTCCTTTGATGTACTCATCTTTGACGCGAGCGGCTGCGAGAAGGTTTCATGTTTCTTTGCCAATAAAAAGGGTATCAATATGCGCAAACAGTTTGATAACATTGTGAGTCAACACGGACAAGAGCACTGCATTTTGAGTGattctgacgatactagcatgccaCTATCGCAGCTGGTTCGGTCTACTCACAAGGCCTCCACTTCAAAGAAACCAA TGCGTCCTCGCAACTTGTACTTATGTACCATTGATGTG AATGGATCTCCAAACAGCAGCAACTATTATCTTAAGAACGAGgtggagcaagaagaggaaagtgaTGACGACCACACTGAATCCAACAACTACTACTACTCAAGGATTGCCAATTGCCTGAGCGAAGATGAACGAGAGGAAATATTCAGGCAGATATCAATTCA CAAATTTGCAGCTGATCATCTTCAGGGGAGATCATATGAGATGCTGCTTCTCAGGCCAAACAGGAAAGAGAAATGGTGTCTGAAGTACTACCACAGCAGGGTCACCCGAGGCTTCAACAGCCGGCGCTGGAACAAGTTTGTTCGTGATAATATGCTGCGCGAGGGCTACGTCTGCATCTTCGAGCTGATGAAAGGCGCGAGGAAGGCGACGATGACGGTCCACGTCCTTCGGAAGGTGGACGACAAGTTTGTTCTACTGGGCTAA